The following coding sequences lie in one Paenibacillus durus ATCC 35681 genomic window:
- the hisC gene encoding histidinol-phosphate transaminase has product MSSALPYKKGLHGIDPYIPGKRLEEVVKELGLRQVIKLASNENPLGCSPHVTEAVAAVLQAPSRYPDGGSSELKAELSRLTGLGPQQFVIGAGSFELIAFVAETFIGPGDEAIMPTPSFSWYGTVTKLQEGRIIQVPLTAHRVDLDAIKREITDKTKVIWLCNPNNPTGTIFTSEQLSRFLQDIPSSIVVAMDEAYCDFVTGGQGYPDTLNWIGQYPNLIVLRTFSKIYGLASLRIGYAAASEETAGYMNRCRQIFNVNAVAQASALAGLKDAGFRERVYENNRLGKEYFYKAFGELGLDYIPTEASFIMVHTGQDSDTLYQQLLKEGVIIRPGSAYGMRKWLRVSIGTMEENRIFIEALRKVLKAPEAAGSSKN; this is encoded by the coding sequence ATGTCTTCAGCGTTACCCTATAAGAAAGGTCTTCACGGCATTGATCCGTATATTCCAGGCAAGCGGCTGGAGGAGGTAGTCAAAGAGCTTGGGCTTCGACAGGTGATCAAGCTGGCTTCCAATGAGAATCCTCTGGGCTGTTCTCCCCATGTCACGGAAGCGGTGGCGGCTGTACTGCAAGCCCCCTCCCGCTATCCGGACGGCGGCAGCTCGGAGCTTAAGGCTGAACTGTCCCGGCTTACCGGGCTCGGGCCGCAGCAGTTCGTTATCGGCGCAGGCTCCTTTGAGCTGATTGCCTTTGTTGCGGAAACGTTCATCGGTCCGGGCGATGAGGCGATTATGCCGACTCCGTCCTTCTCTTGGTACGGTACAGTCACCAAGCTGCAGGAAGGCAGAATCATACAGGTGCCGCTAACAGCGCACCGTGTCGATCTGGACGCCATTAAGAGAGAAATTACAGATAAAACCAAGGTTATCTGGCTGTGCAATCCCAACAACCCCACCGGCACGATCTTTACAAGTGAACAGCTTAGCCGATTCCTCCAGGATATTCCGTCTTCCATTGTGGTCGCCATGGACGAGGCTTACTGTGATTTTGTAACCGGCGGGCAGGGCTACCCGGATACGCTCAATTGGATCGGGCAATACCCGAATCTGATCGTTCTCCGTACCTTTTCCAAGATTTACGGGCTGGCCTCTCTGCGCATCGGGTACGCCGCCGCAAGCGAGGAGACGGCCGGATATATGAACAGATGCCGCCAGATTTTCAATGTGAACGCAGTTGCCCAAGCTTCTGCTTTGGCCGGATTAAAGGACGCCGGATTTCGGGAGAGAGTCTACGAGAACAACCGGCTGGGGAAGGAATATTTCTACAAAGCTTTTGGAGAGCTCGGACTAGATTACATTCCAACGGAAGCCAGCTTCATTATGGTGCATACCGGGCAGGACAGCGATACCCTGTATCAGCAGCTTCTAAAGGAAGGCGTGATCATTCGTCCCGGCTCGGCTTACGGCATGCGGAAGTGGCTTAGAGTCAGCATTGGAACGATGGAAGAAAACCGCATATTTATAGAGGCGCTGCGCAAGGTGTTGAAAGCGCCGGAGGCGGCCGGAAGTTCAAAGAACTAA
- a CDS encoding iron-containing alcohol dehydrogenase family protein translates to MILAKAPEKYWNEPGILTKGGEIIAPIGKRAWILAGKTALSVAGEALLKSLDESGIVYEIQVYEGYCTLEDIDILAAAVQASASDVLIGIGGGKILDTIKAVGDKLSLPVVTVPTIAATCAAWSALSVSYTRQGTQTGGIILERSPKVVLSDTAILAAAPPRYIAAGIADTLVKWYEAAPNVGSGPSSIHARAGLATSKLALDILEELSIDAYLASGRGEVTDAISEVTNTIIFLAGQAGSLSSGRPQAYIAHAINNSLTKQHETHIRLHGEKVAFGLVVQLYLEGYSQTKIDNVARLLHALRQPLTLRELGFKDSFREKAALIANGVSLDEEAAAALPFKVNAELLEQAILNTDLTGQRIAEQEQNASRQVQAV, encoded by the coding sequence ATGATCTTGGCAAAGGCTCCGGAGAAGTACTGGAACGAACCGGGAATTCTCACAAAAGGAGGAGAGATTATTGCCCCCATCGGCAAGCGGGCATGGATACTGGCGGGAAAGACGGCATTGTCCGTCGCCGGTGAGGCGTTACTGAAAAGTCTAGACGAAAGCGGCATTGTATACGAGATTCAAGTATATGAAGGCTACTGCACCCTGGAAGATATCGATATTCTCGCAGCGGCGGTGCAAGCTTCGGCATCCGATGTGCTCATTGGGATTGGCGGCGGCAAAATCCTGGATACCATCAAGGCGGTGGGCGATAAGCTGAGCCTTCCGGTTGTGACGGTGCCTACCATCGCGGCAACCTGCGCTGCATGGTCCGCCCTGTCCGTCAGTTATACCCGTCAAGGTACTCAGACCGGGGGAATCATACTGGAGAGATCGCCGAAGGTAGTATTGTCCGACACGGCAATATTGGCGGCTGCGCCGCCCCGCTATATAGCGGCCGGGATTGCCGACACGCTCGTCAAATGGTATGAAGCGGCGCCCAATGTGGGAAGCGGACCAAGCAGCATTCACGCCAGAGCGGGACTCGCGACCTCCAAGCTGGCGCTTGACATTCTGGAGGAGCTCTCCATCGACGCCTATCTGGCATCAGGCCGCGGGGAGGTTACGGATGCCATATCCGAGGTAACCAATACGATCATTTTTCTGGCAGGTCAGGCTGGCAGCTTGAGCAGCGGCAGACCGCAGGCTTATATTGCGCACGCCATTAACAACAGCCTGACCAAGCAGCATGAGACGCATATCCGGCTGCATGGCGAGAAGGTAGCGTTCGGTCTGGTGGTCCAGCTGTATCTGGAAGGCTACAGCCAGACTAAGATCGATAATGTCGCCCGTCTGCTGCATGCTCTAAGGCAGCCGCTGACCTTACGTGAGCTTGGATTTAAGGACAGCTTCCGGGAAAAAGCGGCGCTGATAGCCAACGGCGTTTCCCTTGACGAAGAAGCGGCGGCCGCGCTTCCCTTCAAGGTCAATGCGGAGCTTCTGGAGCAGGCTATCCTGAATACCGACCTAACCGGACAACGCATCGCAGAGCAGGAGCAGAACGCTTCAAGGCAGGTTCAGGCCGTATGA
- a CDS encoding MalY/PatB family protein → MTRPRFDFDKPVDRNNTLSAKWNYVQESVGVEDALPMWVADMDFETVPEVKAAILARAQHGIYGYTARSNGYYDAIIDWNLKRHGWKVEKNWITHSPGVVNALFTAVRAYTKPGDGILIQPPVYPPFYRAISMNDCKTILNPLKLEGGRYVPDLADFADKIGSGRVKLFILCNPHNPVGRVFTEEELRAMGELCLKHGVIVISDEIHSDLLFKPHRHIPFASISEAFAQNTVVCTAPSKTFNLAGLSTSNIIIPNDELRRRYDAANEQVAQKSHNIFGAAACEAAYRHGEEWLDQLMSYIDGNRRYAVEFIETRLPQLKVYNPEGTYFLWLDCRSLGLGNQELEQFLLHEAKLWFNQGHTFGKEGDRFVRINIGCQRSTVEEALKRLEHAVHSPVQQG, encoded by the coding sequence ATGACCCGGCCGCGCTTTGACTTTGACAAGCCGGTTGACAGGAACAATACCTTGTCGGCCAAGTGGAACTATGTCCAGGAATCCGTAGGCGTGGAGGATGCTCTGCCCATGTGGGTGGCCGATATGGATTTCGAGACCGTTCCCGAGGTTAAGGCTGCGATCCTGGCTAGAGCGCAGCATGGCATATACGGGTACACGGCACGCTCCAATGGCTACTATGATGCGATTATCGATTGGAATTTGAAGAGGCACGGATGGAAGGTGGAGAAGAATTGGATTACCCACAGCCCGGGCGTGGTCAATGCTTTGTTCACGGCGGTACGCGCCTACACCAAACCGGGGGACGGCATTCTCATTCAGCCTCCGGTTTACCCCCCTTTCTATCGCGCCATCAGCATGAATGATTGCAAGACCATCCTCAATCCGCTGAAGCTGGAGGGGGGCCGCTACGTTCCCGATCTCGCTGACTTTGCAGACAAGATCGGCAGCGGCAGGGTCAAGCTGTTTATTTTATGTAATCCGCACAACCCTGTGGGAAGGGTGTTCACGGAGGAAGAGCTTCGAGCCATGGGCGAGCTGTGCTTGAAGCATGGCGTTATCGTCATATCTGACGAAATTCATTCCGATCTTCTGTTCAAGCCGCACCGTCATATTCCATTTGCATCCATCTCGGAGGCATTTGCACAGAATACGGTCGTATGCACGGCTCCGAGTAAAACGTTCAATTTGGCGGGTCTCTCTACATCCAATATCATCATTCCAAATGATGAACTGAGACGCCGTTATGATGCAGCCAATGAGCAAGTGGCGCAAAAGAGCCATAACATATTCGGCGCAGCGGCCTGTGAAGCGGCATACAGGCATGGGGAGGAATGGCTGGATCAGCTGATGTCCTACATAGATGGAAACCGGCGGTATGCGGTGGAATTTATTGAAACTAGACTGCCGCAGCTGAAGGTGTACAATCCGGAAGGAACCTATTTCCTCTGGTTGGACTGCCGTTCGCTCGGTCTCGGTAATCAGGAATTGGAACAATTTTTACTGCACGAGGCGAAGCTCTGGTTCAATCAAGGACATACTTTTGGCAAAGAAGGAGACCGTTTTGTTCGAATCAATATCGGCTGCCAGCGTTCGACTGTGGAAGAAGCCCTGAAGAGGCTTGAGCATGCAGTTCACTCCCCAGTACAGCAGGGATAG
- a CDS encoding serine hydrolase domain-containing protein gives MSNCEVNQMGAAGLQARVDEVIDRTLSEKRLVGTVVKIALDGKLSYSRAAGLADREKNLPIREDALFRLASVTKLVVSVAAMVLVSKGRLDLDMPIDTWLPYFKPTLPDGSPAIITLRQLMSHTAGLSYGFLEPEDGPYHQAGVSDGMDRTNLSLEENLRRLASVPLLFTPGTAWNYSLAADVLGAIVANVYGSPLPEAVRSLVTEPIGLTDTAFHVVDPERLAANYADDTPEPRRMREPDIVGKSEGLSGTLLDPGRAFDPLAFPSGGAGMIGTAGDILHLLETLRTGGNPLLTPAFIAEMGRSQTSGLTLPDSPGFGFGLGFSVLTDTAAAATPQSPGTWRWGGVYGHSWFVDPIRKLSVAAFTNTTLEGMSGQFTLDLRDAIYEGIQ, from the coding sequence TTGAGTAACTGTGAAGTAAATCAAATGGGTGCAGCAGGTCTGCAAGCACGGGTTGATGAAGTTATTGACCGCACACTTTCCGAAAAACGGTTGGTTGGGACGGTAGTGAAAATAGCTTTAGACGGTAAGCTTAGTTATAGCCGCGCCGCCGGATTGGCAGACCGTGAGAAGAACCTGCCCATCCGTGAGGATGCATTGTTCCGGCTTGCCTCGGTAACCAAGCTTGTCGTCTCGGTCGCTGCAATGGTACTCGTCTCCAAGGGGAGACTTGACCTTGATATGCCTATTGACACATGGCTTCCCTACTTCAAACCAACGTTGCCAGATGGCTCTCCGGCTATAATCACGCTGCGCCAGCTGATGAGCCATACGGCCGGTCTTAGCTACGGCTTTCTGGAACCGGAGGACGGTCCTTACCACCAGGCTGGCGTCTCCGACGGAATGGATCGTACCAACCTTTCACTTGAAGAAAATTTACGGCGGCTGGCTTCTGTACCGTTACTCTTCACGCCCGGTACCGCCTGGAACTATTCGCTCGCTGCGGATGTACTCGGTGCGATTGTAGCAAATGTATACGGTTCACCCCTCCCCGAAGCAGTCAGATCACTGGTGACGGAACCGATCGGCTTGACGGACACGGCGTTCCATGTCGTTGACCCGGAACGGCTTGCTGCCAATTATGCGGATGATACACCCGAACCTCGGCGTATGCGCGAGCCTGATATTGTCGGTAAATCTGAAGGGCTATCCGGCACTCTGCTCGATCCGGGACGGGCCTTCGACCCCCTTGCCTTTCCATCGGGCGGCGCGGGAATGATCGGCACTGCGGGCGACATCCTGCATCTTCTGGAAACGCTGCGAACCGGCGGTAACCCGCTGTTAACGCCTGCATTCATTGCGGAGATGGGACGCAGCCAGACTTCCGGATTGACGCTCCCTGACTCGCCGGGCTTCGGATTCGGCCTCGGGTTCTCCGTGCTGACAGATACGGCTGCCGCCGCGACGCCGCAATCTCCGGGAACGTGGCGCTGGGGCGGAGTATATGGCCATTCCTGGTTCGTAGACCCTATCCGGAAGCTTAGCGTTGCAGCGTTTACGAATACCACGCTGGAAGGGATGTCCGGCCAGTTTACTCTAGATCTCCGCGATGCCATTTATGAAGGAATACAATAA
- a CDS encoding MFS transporter yields MTVGVFGIIYTELGIVGALPMVMNKYHVSAVSAGMLVSSFAFIIAIFGPWMTLLLSRLNQKRVLIGIMALFAGSNFVSSFAPSFEILLLLRILPAFFHPVYFSIAFAMAGALSQNEEAAKASAKVFLGVSIGMVLGIPLYSYIANQFSLSTSFLFSAIVNGIACIGIGIMVPSPSAKINHPSFSNQLGILRKPSLLLNMAANCFIFSSMFSVYSYFSEYLTQRFDMNGAFISLMLVVFGISGVLGNWYAGKLLAFQMVKTVLFYPVALGFCYLFLYFVSSSVILVIAAILLWGAVHTSGLIVSQIWLTSEAQEAPEFANSLYVSFSNLGVTLGTVVGGWFISGLGINEIIGSGLLFAALALVCISVKIVWFRERNNL; encoded by the coding sequence ATTACAGTTGGGGTATTTGGCATCATTTATACGGAGCTTGGAATCGTCGGAGCTTTACCAATGGTCATGAATAAGTACCATGTATCTGCTGTATCTGCCGGAATGCTTGTAAGTTCATTTGCGTTCATTATTGCTATTTTTGGTCCTTGGATGACATTACTGCTATCCAGACTGAATCAAAAAAGAGTGTTGATAGGGATCATGGCATTATTTGCGGGTTCTAATTTTGTCTCCTCTTTTGCGCCCAGCTTTGAGATTCTTTTGTTGCTCCGTATACTCCCCGCTTTCTTCCACCCGGTTTATTTTTCGATTGCTTTTGCAATGGCCGGGGCATTATCTCAAAATGAAGAAGCAGCTAAAGCAAGTGCAAAAGTATTTCTAGGAGTCAGCATAGGCATGGTCCTGGGAATTCCGCTTTACTCTTATATCGCAAATCAATTCTCATTAAGTACTTCTTTTTTATTCTCCGCTATTGTAAACGGGATCGCTTGTATAGGGATTGGCATCATGGTTCCCTCTCCATCTGCAAAAATTAACCATCCTTCTTTCAGTAACCAGCTCGGCATATTGCGAAAACCCTCGCTATTGCTGAATATGGCTGCAAACTGCTTTATCTTCTCCTCCATGTTTTCTGTATACAGTTATTTCTCCGAGTATTTGACGCAAAGATTCGATATGAACGGGGCATTTATCAGCCTGATGCTTGTAGTTTTTGGAATCAGCGGTGTTCTGGGCAATTGGTATGCGGGAAAGCTGCTCGCTTTTCAAATGGTAAAAACGGTGTTGTTTTATCCTGTAGCGTTAGGCTTTTGCTACCTGTTTCTTTATTTTGTATCAAGCTCCGTTATTCTCGTCATTGCCGCTATTCTTCTCTGGGGAGCCGTTCACACCAGCGGGCTGATAGTCAGTCAAATCTGGCTGACATCCGAAGCGCAAGAGGCTCCCGAATTTGCAAACAGTTTATATGTCTCTTTTTCAAACTTGGGAGTTACGCTAGGAACAGTGGTGGGAGGCTGGTTTATTTCCGGTTTGGGTATAAACGAAATCATTGGGAGCGGTTTGCTTTTTGCTGCTTTGGCACTTGTGTGCATCTCTGTTAAGATTGTATGGTTCCGGGAACGCAATAATCTCTGA
- a CDS encoding ArsR/SmtB family transcription factor, with amino-acid sequence MDTKLIFKALSNETRVQILDWLKSPDVHFGPQIYLPSDADFKGGICVGSIQEKTGLAQSVISSYLTLMKNAGLLESRRFGQWTYYRRNEENIGKFTDYIKNHL; translated from the coding sequence ATGGATACTAAATTAATTTTTAAGGCGCTTTCCAACGAGACCCGCGTGCAAATTTTAGATTGGCTGAAGAGTCCGGATGTACATTTTGGTCCTCAAATCTACCTGCCATCGGATGCCGACTTCAAAGGAGGGATATGTGTAGGAAGCATTCAAGAGAAGACAGGACTTGCGCAATCCGTGATCTCCAGCTATTTAACGCTAATGAAAAATGCAGGGCTTTTGGAATCTAGACGTTTTGGTCAGTGGACTTACTACCGCAGGAATGAAGAAAACATCGGTAAATTTACCGACTATATTAAAAACCATTTATAG
- a CDS encoding carboxymuconolactone decarboxylase family protein, which translates to MEQDRYELGLQKLAEVDGRGGEEVIAGLRHIAPDLGTYIIEFAFGDIYCREGLTLPERELITLSSLLTAGGCEPQLEVHIHGALNVGIPPRKVIETFIQCIPYTGFPKVLNAVGVAKKVFADRDINLENSQE; encoded by the coding sequence ATGGAACAAGACCGTTATGAGCTCGGCTTGCAAAAGCTTGCGGAAGTGGATGGAAGAGGCGGAGAGGAAGTTATTGCCGGTTTGCGGCACATCGCTCCGGACCTGGGTACCTACATTATTGAATTTGCCTTTGGCGATATTTATTGCCGGGAAGGACTAACCCTTCCAGAACGGGAGCTTATCACGCTGAGCAGCCTGCTGACGGCCGGAGGATGCGAGCCGCAGCTGGAGGTGCATATCCACGGCGCATTGAATGTGGGCATCCCTCCCCGGAAGGTCATTGAAACCTTCATCCAATGCATCCCCTACACCGGATTTCCCAAGGTGCTGAACGCGGTTGGCGTGGCCAAGAAAGTATTTGCCGACAGGGACATCAACTTGGAGAATTCTCAAGAGTGA
- a CDS encoding MerR family DNA-binding transcriptional regulator, with amino-acid sequence MHYSIGEFADMTALSIDTLRYYEKGAVNPGGA; translated from the coding sequence ATGCATTATTCCATTGGCGAATTTGCGGATATGACGGCTTTAAGCATCGACACCTTGCGTTACTATGAGAAGGGAGCGGTTAATCCGGGTGGAGCGTGA
- a CDS encoding MerR family transcriptional regulator, which translates to MERDAAGRRRYTEKDVSWIQFIKRLKQTGMPIKQIKAYAALRYEGDATLLQRLHLLESHRLGVLEEKEKWETNLNKLEEKIQVYKDLIVNTGHPANSLR; encoded by the coding sequence GTGGAGCGTGACGCGGCAGGCCGGCGCCGTTATACCGAGAAGGATGTGAGCTGGATACAATTCATCAAAAGGCTGAAACAAACCGGTATGCCCATTAAGCAAATTAAGGCATACGCGGCTCTGCGGTACGAGGGCGATGCGACTCTGCTCCAGCGGCTTCACCTGCTGGAAAGCCACCGTCTTGGCGTGCTGGAGGAAAAAGAGAAGTGGGAGACTAACCTGAATAAGCTGGAGGAGAAAATTCAAGTCTACAAAGACCTAATCGTAAATACGGGTCATCCCGCCAATTCGCTACGGTAA
- a CDS encoding divergent polysaccharide deacetylase family protein yields the protein MNKNRLRHPYSAYTKAAALLVMAIGLVIGGGHGDAAFHTGRTQPGQLTTNTQEPSARGHSTVHPRVAIIIDDFGNGMRGTDEMFALPIKLTVAVMPFLSTSQEDAWRAHERGFDVLVHLPMEPRKGKPEWLGPGAVLSSLSDQEIRKRVEAAVDNVPYAVGINNHMGSKVTGDERVMRAVLSVCKERGLFFVDSHTNYRSVVGQVAEQMGLPRVENHVFLDDTHTASHVTRQLQRAGKRALDHKYCVTIGHVGIKGKETAAGIRGGIDDLKNRVQFVGISDLVKDEWKWSSPLTFP from the coding sequence ATGAACAAGAATCGTTTACGCCATCCATATTCGGCCTATACGAAAGCCGCCGCCCTGCTGGTTATGGCGATAGGCCTTGTTATCGGCGGAGGCCACGGAGATGCGGCATTTCATACCGGGCGGACCCAGCCCGGTCAGTTAACAACGAATACTCAAGAGCCCTCCGCGAGGGGACACTCCACCGTCCATCCGCGTGTAGCCATTATCATCGATGACTTCGGAAACGGTATGCGGGGCACGGACGAAATGTTCGCTCTGCCGATCAAGCTTACTGTCGCGGTGATGCCGTTTCTGTCCACCTCGCAGGAGGATGCGTGGCGGGCTCATGAACGGGGCTTTGACGTTCTGGTGCATTTGCCGATGGAGCCCCGTAAAGGCAAGCCGGAGTGGCTTGGTCCGGGAGCCGTACTGTCCAGTTTAAGCGATCAGGAAATCCGTAAGCGAGTCGAGGCGGCGGTGGACAATGTGCCTTACGCGGTCGGGATCAATAATCATATGGGCTCCAAAGTTACGGGAGACGAGCGGGTCATGCGCGCCGTACTGTCCGTCTGTAAGGAAAGAGGGCTATTCTTTGTGGACAGCCATACCAATTACCGCTCGGTAGTCGGCCAGGTGGCTGAGCAGATGGGCCTGCCGCGAGTGGAGAATCATGTCTTTCTGGATGACACCCATACAGCCAGTCACGTAACCCGTCAATTGCAACGGGCGGGGAAGCGGGCGCTGGACCATAAATACTGCGTAACAATCGGTCATGTCGGAATTAAGGGCAAAGAGACCGCCGCAGGAATCCGCGGCGGCATTGATGATTTAAAGAATCGTGTACAATTCGTCGGAATTTCCGATCTGGTCAAGGACGAGTGGAAGTGGAGTTCCCCGCTTACGTTTCCATAA
- a CDS encoding N-acetylmuramoyl-L-alanine amidase produces MILTNQWRAPARRLFILLIMGTLLTGNAHPSFASPDGRSEQHQTLIGHGHRIILIDAGHGGIDGGTSHADILEKDLTLAISRKLFLMLRADGFDAVLNRLGDYAPSDENKWLRSRSRHMRDLAQRKELAETLPAAVVVSIHINWARSQSKHGPIVLYRQEGRSFMLANAIQDQLNALYGVELNTQPGKPFYLLKKITAPTVIVEAGFISSPIDRALLTTSKGQEKIAEAISSGIAAYLMET; encoded by the coding sequence TTGATTCTGACTAACCAATGGAGAGCTCCGGCAAGGAGGCTGTTTATCCTGCTGATTATGGGAACGCTGCTGACGGGTAATGCCCATCCATCTTTCGCCTCACCGGACGGGCGGTCTGAACAACATCAAACACTGATTGGGCACGGTCACCGCATCATACTGATTGACGCCGGTCACGGGGGCATTGACGGCGGTACCTCGCACGCAGACATCCTGGAAAAGGATCTGACACTCGCCATTTCCCGTAAGCTATTCTTGATGCTGAGAGCGGACGGATTTGACGCCGTCCTGAACCGTTTGGGCGACTATGCCCCCAGCGATGAGAATAAGTGGCTTCGCAGCCGCTCCCGCCATATGCGCGATTTGGCCCAGCGCAAGGAGCTTGCCGAGACACTGCCCGCCGCTGTCGTCGTCAGTATTCATATCAACTGGGCACGCTCTCAGTCCAAGCACGGACCGATCGTGCTGTACCGTCAGGAAGGCCGCAGCTTCATGCTAGCCAATGCGATTCAGGATCAGTTGAATGCACTTTATGGAGTAGAATTAAATACCCAACCCGGGAAGCCGTTCTATCTGTTGAAAAAAATAACCGCCCCCACGGTTATCGTAGAGGCTGGATTTATTAGCAGCCCGATCGACCGGGCCTTGCTAACGACTTCCAAAGGCCAGGAGAAAATCGCTGAAGCGATATCGAGCGGCATTGCCGCCTATCTTATGGAAACGTAA
- a CDS encoding YqzE family protein — translation MASDGEDLVKYITEKVVVYMESPRDSRSRHRAGRQPWSQKWFGMLPLGLSMWRSSRKVRDKG, via the coding sequence GTGGCCTCGGACGGTGAAGATCTGGTCAAATACATTACTGAAAAAGTGGTCGTCTATATGGAAAGTCCTCGCGACAGCCGCAGCCGGCACCGGGCCGGCAGACAGCCGTGGAGCCAGAAATGGTTCGGAATGCTGCCGCTCGGCTTGTCAATGTGGCGAAGCAGCCGGAAGGTTAGGGACAAAGGGTAG
- a CDS encoding YqhG family protein, which translates to MTMTAQQVQKHVMDYLEATECQIIEKSPVHVTVKLSPRADQMLTDRPYYWGFVERTGAEPQTLSFTFVFDPEKYDAAASIPAPRSGTGPGSGGLASQTPWGSGAAAGQGGNATRGPGAGPSGGNPGPGAGSNPGANPAAGAPIGAAGNSAANNGPNDGLLARYFGVTPVLPRLGPGLIRREDITFGSRRLRQIWSAAQTEGKCLHLFEAPGNLQRMTLFSAAYEPWLAVCFKVELSCDLKREELHFIGVSLLTGEVRENFGSILDPLELTPRLPENVHVQPYEISLSSGAGLLERHILSKLSGQDYSWAEAARRRLQGELEIIDAYYIELLKEQGEEKRLATEEQHASRRKETIWQYEPNISVSPVVYGLFHLRKQ; encoded by the coding sequence ATGACCATGACCGCCCAGCAGGTGCAGAAGCATGTTATGGACTATCTGGAAGCGACGGAATGTCAGATCATTGAAAAATCGCCGGTTCATGTCACCGTAAAGCTCTCCCCCCGCGCCGATCAAATGTTAACCGACCGGCCTTACTACTGGGGGTTCGTCGAGCGCACCGGCGCGGAGCCGCAAACACTGTCCTTTACCTTCGTCTTTGACCCGGAGAAGTATGATGCGGCGGCGAGTATACCCGCGCCAAGGAGCGGCACCGGGCCGGGAAGCGGGGGGCTTGCTAGTCAGACGCCTTGGGGAAGCGGAGCGGCGGCAGGCCAGGGGGGGAACGCAACAAGAGGCCCTGGCGCTGGCCCGTCCGGGGGAAATCCTGGGCCGGGTGCCGGAAGCAATCCGGGGGCAAACCCCGCCGCTGGCGCACCAATCGGCGCCGCCGGGAACTCGGCTGCTAACAACGGGCCGAACGATGGCCTCCTTGCCCGTTATTTCGGGGTAACACCGGTGCTGCCGCGTCTAGGCCCCGGGCTAATCCGCCGCGAGGATATCACGTTTGGCAGTAGGCGGCTGCGCCAGATTTGGTCCGCGGCGCAGACCGAGGGGAAATGTCTGCATCTGTTTGAAGCCCCGGGAAATCTCCAGCGGATGACCCTTTTCTCCGCCGCCTACGAGCCATGGCTCGCCGTCTGCTTCAAGGTGGAGCTCAGCTGCGATTTGAAACGGGAAGAGCTACATTTCATCGGCGTATCGCTGCTTACCGGAGAAGTCAGGGAGAACTTCGGCTCTATTCTGGACCCGCTTGAGCTGACTCCGCGCCTGCCGGAGAATGTCCACGTCCAGCCTTATGAAATCTCCCTGTCTTCGGGAGCCGGCTTGCTCGAACGCCATATCCTCTCAAAGCTTTCCGGTCAGGATTACAGCTGGGCCGAGGCAGCGCGGCGGCGTCTGCAAGGAGAGCTTGAAATTATTGACGCTTACTATATCGAGCTTCTGAAGGAACAAGGTGAAGAAAAGCGGCTTGCTACCGAAGAACAGCATGCCAGCCGCCGAAAAGAAACCATTTGGCAGTATGAACCGAACATTTCCGTATCGCCGGTCGTCTACGGCCTGTTTCATCTCCGTAAGCAATAG